Proteins encoded by one window of Paenibacillus sp. DCT19:
- a CDS encoding molybdopterin cofactor-binding domain-containing protein, which yields MQQGEEEEWIFDTQFAYPTTPDEVVGGHYLYTYAAVAAEVEVNTLTGEAKLLDTHHVVAAGPVINPMGFIGQIEGGSVMALGFTLTEDALMQNSRYVTTNLDTYLIPTIRDIHTDLKVEAIEDLPEGDPFGPRGIGEIGSVALAPAITAAIQHATGVWLNRLPVPREQLMKPVDVPLQEGVQPS from the coding sequence GTGCAGCAAGGTGAAGAGGAAGAATGGATTTTTGATACACAATTCGCATACCCAACAACGCCAGATGAGGTCGTAGGTGGCCACTATCTATACACGTATGCAGCCGTTGCCGCAGAGGTTGAAGTGAATACATTAACTGGAGAGGCCAAGTTACTGGATACGCACCATGTCGTTGCCGCAGGACCTGTCATCAATCCCATGGGTTTCATTGGACAGATTGAAGGCGGCAGTGTGATGGCACTCGGATTTACATTAACTGAGGATGCACTCATGCAGAATAGCCGCTATGTAACGACCAACCTTGATACCTACTTAATCCCGACTATTCGAGATATTCATACTGACTTGAAGGTAGAGGCAATTGAAGATCTACCTGAGGGCGATCCGTTTGGGCCAAGAGGGATTGGCGAGATTGGATCTGTGGCGCTAGCTCCAGCAATAACAGCTGCGATTCAACATGCGACAGGTGTATGGTTGAACCGCTTGCCTGTGCCGCGTGAACAACTGATGAAGCCAGTCGATGTACCGCTACAGGAAGGAGTGCAACCCTCATGA
- a CDS encoding (2Fe-2S)-binding protein, protein MSEPLGNYWTAVINGEEQRLQVSPTTRLVDILRTHMNLTGTKISCEVGRCGSCMVLVDGDPVNSCLMMAYQCQGREITTIEGLSGEQQGDLHPIQQAFVEEGGFQCGYCTPGMVISTKALLDQHPQPTQEQIEIGLCGNLCRCTGYGGILRAVKRAGESLCAADTVTKNKEKERDDYGVVES, encoded by the coding sequence ATGAGTGAACCGCTAGGTAACTACTGGACAGCCGTTATTAATGGTGAAGAGCAGCGATTACAGGTCAGTCCAACGACTAGGCTTGTTGATATTCTAAGGACACATATGAATCTGACCGGTACCAAAATATCTTGCGAGGTAGGTCGCTGCGGTTCATGCATGGTTCTGGTCGATGGCGATCCAGTCAATTCCTGCTTAATGATGGCTTATCAATGCCAAGGTCGTGAGATCACAACGATTGAAGGATTGAGCGGAGAACAACAAGGGGATCTGCACCCGATTCAACAAGCCTTTGTTGAAGAAGGAGGATTCCAATGTGGGTACTGTACGCCCGGGATGGTGATATCCACCAAAGCATTGCTGGATCAACACCCGCAGCCAACGCAAGAACAGATTGAAATTGGCCTCTGCGGCAACTTATGTCGTTGTACTGGATATGGCGGTATACTTCGTGCCGTAAAGCGGGCAGGAGAGAGCTTGTGCGCAGCGGATACGGTTACTAAGAATAAGGAGAAGGAACGAGATGATTATGGTGTAGTGGAGTCTTAG
- the glpX gene encoding class II fructose-bisphosphatase, which translates to MERELALEIVRVTELAALASAPWMGRGDKNSADEAATLAMRAMFDSVSIRGTVVIGEGEMDEAPMLYIGEEVGNAEGPEVDVAVDPLEGTEIVAKGLNNALSVIAVAGKGNLLHAPDMYMEKLAVGPALVGKVSIEDPVEVTLEKAAAALNKNISDLTVMILDRVRHESTIKTLRKVGVRIKFLSDGDVAGAMAPAFPEAGIDLYVGSGGAPEGVLAAAALSCLGGEIQGRLMPANADEFQRCLQMGIDNPYKVLTMQDMIGTEDVIFAATGVTPGEILGGVRYLADDRAETDSIVMRAKTKTIRFIRSQHFLPNKEVLHKVRQLQSIPEPSDRIPNHMKTMEQAEFSQSSVDHSLMTSAEHG; encoded by the coding sequence ATGGAACGCGAACTGGCGTTGGAAATTGTCAGAGTAACAGAATTGGCTGCTTTAGCCTCAGCACCATGGATGGGAAGAGGAGACAAGAACAGCGCAGATGAAGCGGCTACTTTGGCCATGCGCGCCATGTTCGATTCCGTGTCTATTCGCGGCACGGTAGTAATCGGTGAAGGTGAAATGGACGAAGCGCCCATGTTGTATATCGGTGAGGAAGTGGGCAACGCGGAAGGACCTGAGGTTGACGTAGCTGTAGACCCTCTGGAAGGTACAGAAATCGTAGCTAAAGGCCTAAATAATGCTTTATCGGTTATTGCGGTAGCTGGGAAAGGAAACCTGCTCCATGCACCGGACATGTATATGGAGAAGCTAGCTGTAGGCCCTGCTCTCGTAGGCAAGGTCAGCATTGAGGATCCTGTTGAAGTTACTTTGGAAAAGGCGGCTGCCGCTCTAAACAAAAACATTTCGGATCTGACTGTCATGATTCTGGATCGTGTCCGTCACGAAAGTACCATCAAAACGCTGCGTAAGGTTGGGGTACGGATCAAATTCCTCAGTGACGGCGACGTTGCAGGTGCAATGGCTCCAGCTTTCCCGGAAGCGGGCATTGATCTGTATGTTGGATCTGGTGGTGCTCCTGAAGGTGTGCTGGCTGCTGCCGCATTATCATGCTTAGGTGGCGAAATTCAAGGTCGCTTAATGCCGGCCAATGCCGACGAGTTCCAGCGCTGCTTGCAGATGGGAATTGATAACCCCTATAAAGTATTAACAATGCAAGATATGATTGGCACGGAAGATGTTATTTTTGCAGCAACAGGTGTGACCCCAGGCGAAATTCTGGGAGGGGTACGTTATTTAGCGGATGATCGGGCTGAGACGGATTCCATTGTTATGCGTGCCAAAACGAAAACGATCCGGTTCATTCGTTCACAGCATTTCTTGCCGAACAAGGAAGTGTTGCACAAGGTAAGACAACTCCAGTCCATTCCAGAACCGTCTGATCGCATCCCAAATCATATGAAGACGATGGAACAGGCTGAGTTTAGCCAATCTTCTGTGGACCACAGTCTAATGACTTCAGCAGAGCACGGTTAA
- a CDS encoding LacI family DNA-binding transcriptional regulator, with protein sequence MNIVASRKEVAELAGVSEATVSRVLNGVGPIKEETKRKVLQAAEQLGYVPSALARSFARSKSGNLGVVMPYVPKAHLFSAYFFSEMLSGIGNKARESGMDLLVMFRTPDEVMNYTDLFRRQKIDACIILGARDDPGELAALQQLHQEGHPFCVMNQHFAGQSFVEVDADHIEGSRQAIRHLTDQGYRKIAFLNGPDSYSNSQERLQGVQMGMQEAQMELDSSLLLKGNYSRRSGLEVAGHIADRLHEIDAVFAANDRMAIGVMHGLRERGISVQDFPAFVGYDDSDAAEMAVPPLTSVRVPFYEMGELAARKLIDEKVGSQPANVSSLSSVSTRHLLPTELIVRASSIR encoded by the coding sequence GTGAACATCGTGGCATCACGTAAAGAAGTGGCTGAACTTGCTGGTGTCTCTGAGGCTACCGTGTCCCGTGTGTTAAATGGTGTTGGTCCGATCAAAGAGGAAACCAAACGCAAAGTGCTTCAAGCTGCTGAGCAACTTGGGTACGTTCCAAGTGCACTCGCTCGTAGTTTTGCCAGGAGCAAAAGCGGTAATCTCGGTGTTGTGATGCCCTATGTTCCCAAAGCTCATTTGTTCTCTGCCTATTTTTTCTCAGAAATGTTAAGTGGTATCGGGAACAAAGCGCGGGAAAGTGGAATGGATCTGCTCGTCATGTTTCGAACACCGGATGAGGTCATGAATTATACAGATCTGTTCCGCAGACAGAAGATAGATGCTTGCATCATTCTCGGTGCGAGGGACGATCCGGGAGAGCTGGCGGCATTGCAACAGCTTCATCAGGAAGGGCATCCATTCTGCGTTATGAATCAGCATTTTGCAGGTCAATCGTTCGTGGAAGTGGATGCGGATCATATTGAGGGTAGCCGGCAAGCCATTCGCCATCTCACCGATCAGGGCTACCGTAAGATAGCTTTTCTCAATGGACCAGACAGCTATTCCAACAGTCAAGAACGGTTGCAGGGTGTTCAGATGGGGATGCAGGAAGCCCAAATGGAGCTTGATTCCAGCCTGTTATTGAAAGGTAACTACAGTAGACGAAGTGGTCTGGAAGTTGCAGGGCATATAGCTGATCGTTTGCATGAGATTGATGCTGTATTCGCAGCAAACGACCGGATGGCCATTGGTGTAATGCATGGGTTGCGTGAACGTGGCATATCGGTTCAGGATTTTCCTGCTTTTGTAGGGTACGATGACTCCGATGCCGCCGAAATGGCGGTTCCACCGTTAACCAGTGTACGGGTTCCCTTTTATGAAATGGGGGAGCTTGCTGCCAGGAAACTTATTGACGAGAAGGTAGGATCGCAGCCTGCGAACGTCTCCAGTTTATCTTCAGTCTCAACCAGACATCTGCTGCCCACCGAGTTAATTGTACGTGCTTCATCGATCCGCTAA
- a CDS encoding Gfo/Idh/MocA family protein, translating into MSKHLRVGMVGYKFMGKAHSNAYRSLPMFFPSAPLQPEMSVICGRNEQGVQEAANQFGWSESVTDWRELVKRDDIDLIDINAPSDAHKEIAIEAARQGKHLFCEKPLALSLADSREMLQAAEEAGIAHMVGFNYRFSPAVQLAKDLVQSGRLGKIYHFRAFFLQDWIMDPSFPLVWRLQKEVAGSGSHGDLGAHLIDLARFLVGEFKEVIGMSETFIKERPLASEMTGLSAKGNATSDAPKGEVTVDDATLFLAKFADGALGSFEATRFAAGHRSTNSFEINGSLGSVRFDFERMNELEVYFTKDEEDVQGFRRVLATDPAHKYADAWWPAGHTIGFEHTFTHEMLELVTAISEGRQPSPSFHDGVACQAVLEAVERSIDERRWVSLEEM; encoded by the coding sequence ATGTCAAAACATCTTCGTGTAGGAATGGTCGGATACAAATTTATGGGCAAGGCACACAGTAATGCTTATCGAAGTCTACCGATGTTTTTCCCTTCAGCGCCTTTGCAGCCTGAAATGTCCGTCATCTGCGGGCGTAACGAGCAAGGTGTACAAGAGGCTGCTAATCAGTTCGGATGGTCTGAAAGTGTAACGGATTGGCGTGAACTGGTGAAGCGGGATGACATTGATCTTATCGATATTAACGCACCAAGTGATGCACACAAAGAGATTGCAATTGAAGCTGCACGTCAGGGTAAGCACCTATTCTGCGAGAAACCACTGGCACTATCCCTAGCGGATTCACGTGAGATGCTCCAAGCTGCCGAGGAAGCGGGCATCGCTCACATGGTAGGGTTCAACTATCGTTTCTCCCCAGCAGTGCAGTTAGCCAAAGATCTGGTGCAGAGTGGGCGCTTGGGTAAGATCTATCACTTCCGTGCATTTTTCCTGCAAGACTGGATTATGGATCCGTCCTTTCCGCTCGTATGGCGATTGCAAAAAGAAGTCGCTGGCTCCGGTTCGCATGGCGATCTCGGCGCACATCTGATCGACCTGGCTCGCTTCCTTGTCGGTGAGTTCAAGGAAGTCATCGGTATGAGCGAGACATTCATCAAAGAACGCCCACTGGCTTCGGAAATGACAGGGTTAAGTGCCAAAGGCAACGCAACCAGCGATGCACCGAAAGGCGAAGTTACCGTCGATGACGCAACGCTGTTCTTGGCGAAGTTTGCAGATGGAGCACTGGGAAGCTTCGAGGCTACACGTTTTGCAGCCGGTCACCGCAGCACTAACTCCTTCGAGATTAATGGCAGTCTCGGCAGTGTGCGGTTCGACTTCGAACGCATGAATGAATTGGAAGTTTATTTCACCAAAGATGAAGAGGATGTACAAGGATTCCGGCGTGTACTGGCAACAGATCCAGCACACAAATATGCCGATGCCTGGTGGCCTGCCGGACACACGATTGGATTTGAACATACGTTCACTCACGAGATGTTAGAACTAGTTACTGCGATATCAGAAGGTCGTCAGCCATCACCAAGTTTCCATGACGGTGTAGCCTGTCAAGCAGTGCTTGAAGCTGTTGAACGCTCCATCGATGAGCGGCGTTGGGTATCCCTTGAAGAGATGTAA
- a CDS encoding ThuA domain-containing protein, with the protein MSKALIVWGGWDGHEPEQVAAIFERILKEEQFEVEVSDTLEAYADAEKLLGLDLIVPLWTMGQIEQELVNNVSAAVQSGVGLAGLHGGMCDAFRNNVDWQFMTGGQWVAHPGNDGVEYTINMKRGSSPLLDHIEDFQVKTEQYYLHVDPAVEVLATTRFPVVSGPHAANGPVDMPVVWTKRWGAGRVFYNSLGHHADIVEMEQVTEMMRSGFKWTAAGKQLAKQNKGTKNEVYTGMADNQT; encoded by the coding sequence ATGAGTAAAGCATTGATCGTATGGGGCGGTTGGGATGGACACGAACCCGAGCAGGTAGCAGCTATTTTTGAACGTATTTTGAAGGAAGAGCAGTTCGAGGTTGAGGTGTCGGATACACTTGAGGCTTATGCAGACGCTGAGAAGCTGCTTGGTCTTGATCTGATCGTACCACTTTGGACCATGGGACAGATTGAACAAGAACTGGTCAACAACGTATCTGCGGCGGTGCAGAGTGGTGTAGGCTTGGCAGGTCTTCATGGTGGAATGTGTGATGCATTCCGTAATAATGTAGATTGGCAATTCATGACAGGTGGCCAGTGGGTCGCACATCCAGGTAACGATGGGGTGGAGTACACCATTAATATGAAGCGTGGCTCTAGTCCACTGCTTGACCACATTGAGGATTTTCAGGTGAAAACAGAGCAGTACTATCTTCACGTAGACCCTGCAGTAGAAGTGCTAGCGACAACACGTTTCCCTGTCGTAAGTGGTCCTCACGCGGCCAATGGACCTGTAGACATGCCCGTAGTATGGACGAAGCGCTGGGGAGCAGGACGTGTATTCTATAATTCACTTGGACATCATGCCGATATCGTTGAGATGGAGCAGGTAACTGAAATGATGAGAAGTGGCTTCAAATGGACAGCCGCAGGCAAACAACTTGCGAAGCAGAATAAGGGCACGAAGAATGAAGTATATACAGGGATGGCTGACAACCAAACGTAA
- a CDS encoding Gfo/Idh/MocA family protein, with protein sequence MSVMKVGIIGCGKISGIYMENCHRFDVLELVAVADLDQKRAEEQAAAYQVPKVYTVEEILADPEIELIINLTIPSVHANVCLQALEAGKHVYVEKPLAVTREEGLAVLETAKRKGLLVGCAPETFFGSGIQTALKLVEEGVIGKPVSATAFMMGRGHEHWHPDPEFYYASGGGPMFDMGPYYLTALVQLLGPISTIAGMTGKAMNERTITSEKKRGQTIPVEIPTHVTGLLQFEQGAIGTLITSFDVFGGSVLPPIEIYGTHGTLQVPDPNTFGGPVRYRLLGEQEWTEVPLLPGYQENTRGIGVADMAYAAHSGRAHRASGELAYHVLEAMWAFHDSSDDQTFYQMKSTCQRPAALPENLPLFTLDQ encoded by the coding sequence ATGAGCGTTATGAAAGTTGGCATTATTGGCTGTGGTAAAATCAGCGGCATTTATATGGAGAATTGTCATCGGTTTGATGTACTTGAACTCGTGGCAGTTGCAGATCTAGATCAGAAGCGAGCTGAGGAACAAGCAGCAGCTTATCAAGTTCCTAAAGTGTATACGGTAGAAGAGATACTGGCGGATCCTGAGATCGAACTGATTATCAATCTAACGATTCCTTCCGTTCATGCGAATGTATGTCTGCAAGCACTGGAAGCGGGCAAACATGTGTATGTAGAGAAACCTCTTGCGGTTACTCGTGAAGAAGGTCTTGCCGTATTAGAGACAGCCAAACGAAAAGGATTGTTGGTGGGCTGTGCCCCCGAGACGTTCTTCGGTTCAGGCATTCAAACTGCCCTTAAACTAGTTGAAGAAGGTGTGATTGGCAAACCTGTTTCGGCAACGGCTTTCATGATGGGTCGAGGTCACGAGCACTGGCATCCAGACCCTGAGTTCTATTATGCATCAGGTGGCGGTCCGATGTTCGATATGGGACCGTACTATCTTACAGCACTGGTGCAACTTCTGGGCCCGATCTCAACCATCGCTGGTATGACGGGTAAAGCAATGAATGAACGGACAATTACGAGTGAGAAAAAACGAGGACAAACCATTCCTGTTGAAATTCCAACACATGTAACAGGACTGCTGCAGTTCGAACAAGGTGCTATTGGCACGCTCATTACAAGCTTTGATGTGTTTGGTGGCAGTGTGTTGCCTCCGATTGAGATCTATGGTACGCATGGCACATTACAGGTGCCTGACCCTAATACCTTCGGAGGGCCAGTCCGTTATAGACTTCTGGGAGAACAAGAGTGGACAGAGGTACCTCTACTGCCTGGTTACCAGGAAAATACGCGCGGAATTGGTGTAGCGGATATGGCATATGCAGCGCATAGTGGGCGAGCACATCGAGCGAGTGGAGAGCTTGCGTACCATGTGTTAGAAGCAATGTGGGCATTCCATGATTCATCGGATGATCAGACATTTTATCAAATGAAAAGCACTTGTCAGCGTCCGGCGGCATTACCGGAGAATCTTCCTCTATTCACGCTTGATCAATAA
- a CDS encoding Gfo/Idh/MocA family protein produces the protein MVRFGVVGTNWITERLLEAAAHVEGFTLTAVYSRSAEKADTFADQYRAPHRFTNMEEMAASDEIDAVYIATPNTYHAEQAELFLRNKKHVLCEKPLAANSAEVRRLVDAAHESGVLLMEAMKSTLVPTFKTVQSNLHKIGPVRKYVAGYSQYSSRYDKYKEGIVLNAFKPELANGALMDLGVYCLYPLITLFGAPNQVQSQAYMLASGVDGQGSVILNYDEMDAVVTYSKISNSHVPTEIMGELGSILIDKIGSPEQAEIRYNDGTVEKLETEQIYPTMFYEVQEFVNLVQAGKQESDMNTYERSYETMVVMDRIRKQIGLVFPNDK, from the coding sequence ATGGTACGTTTCGGAGTCGTAGGCACCAACTGGATTACAGAAAGGTTACTTGAGGCCGCAGCACATGTGGAGGGTTTCACACTGACTGCCGTATATTCGCGAAGTGCTGAGAAAGCAGATACTTTTGCAGACCAATACAGGGCACCACACCGATTCACGAACATGGAAGAGATGGCAGCAAGTGATGAGATTGATGCTGTATATATCGCAACGCCTAATACATATCATGCGGAGCAGGCAGAGTTATTTCTAAGAAATAAGAAGCATGTTTTGTGCGAGAAACCGCTAGCTGCCAATAGTGCAGAAGTTCGCCGATTAGTGGATGCTGCTCATGAATCAGGGGTTCTGCTAATGGAAGCAATGAAATCCACACTAGTACCGACGTTCAAAACGGTTCAATCGAACCTTCACAAAATTGGCCCTGTTCGCAAGTATGTAGCAGGATACTCCCAGTACTCTTCACGCTATGACAAGTACAAGGAGGGCATTGTCCTCAACGCGTTTAAGCCAGAACTAGCCAATGGCGCACTTATGGATCTGGGCGTATATTGTCTATATCCATTGATTACGCTGTTTGGTGCACCTAATCAAGTACAGTCTCAGGCGTATATGTTGGCATCCGGTGTGGATGGTCAGGGAAGTGTTATTCTGAATTATGATGAGATGGACGCGGTTGTGACCTATTCCAAAATCTCTAATTCCCATGTACCTACTGAAATTATGGGTGAGCTGGGCAGTATTCTGATTGATAAAATTGGTTCGCCCGAACAAGCGGAGATTCGTTACAATGATGGTACAGTGGAGAAGCTCGAAACAGAGCAAATTTATCCAACGATGTTCTATGAAGTTCAAGAGTTCGTAAATCTGGTTCAAGCAGGTAAACAGGAATCGGACATGAATACGTATGAACGTTCATATGAAACGATGGTAGTTATGGATCGGATTCGAAAACAAATCGGACTTGTTTTCCCAAATGATAAATAG
- a CDS encoding NAD-dependent epimerase/dehydratase family protein, with translation MQKVLILGGTRFFGKRLVDHLLWEGKSQITVATRGKTRVDFGNEVNRIKMDREDPQSLAKVAQTDQWDVVYDNICYSPDAAKSACEAFAGRTKRYVLTSTLSVYGDPKPGFTEEDFDPYTYPLQYGNHEQFSYGEGKRLAEAVFFQEANFPVVAMRIPIVLGIDDYTKRLHFHIEHVQKGKPIGMPNPEAEIGFINSTEAARFLAWLGHSSITGPVNAASLGAIKLSEMMKLIESVTGMQSQILSETGEEDMSPFGISESWTMNTDKAEQAGYTFESLEDWFPGLVREVALALQSES, from the coding sequence ATGCAAAAGGTATTAATTCTTGGGGGCACACGGTTCTTCGGCAAACGTCTGGTGGATCATTTGCTGTGGGAAGGGAAATCTCAGATTACAGTTGCGACTCGGGGCAAAACACGTGTGGATTTCGGGAATGAAGTGAACCGGATTAAGATGGATCGTGAAGATCCACAATCACTCGCAAAGGTTGCTCAAACAGACCAGTGGGATGTGGTGTATGACAATATCTGTTACTCACCCGATGCAGCCAAATCGGCATGTGAAGCATTTGCGGGTCGTACCAAAAGATATGTGCTAACCTCTACACTCTCCGTTTACGGTGATCCTAAACCCGGATTTACGGAGGAGGATTTTGATCCGTATACTTATCCGCTGCAATATGGAAATCATGAGCAGTTTTCTTATGGGGAAGGTAAACGTCTTGCGGAGGCTGTATTTTTTCAGGAAGCCAATTTTCCGGTTGTTGCCATGCGAATTCCAATTGTATTAGGGATCGATGATTATACAAAACGATTGCATTTTCATATTGAACATGTGCAAAAGGGAAAACCGATCGGCATGCCGAATCCGGAAGCGGAGATTGGATTCATTAATTCTACAGAAGCAGCTAGATTCCTCGCCTGGCTTGGACATTCTTCCATTACTGGGCCTGTTAATGCTGCCTCCCTAGGTGCCATCAAGTTGTCAGAAATGATGAAGCTCATTGAATCCGTAACGGGGATGCAGTCCCAGATCCTATCAGAGACAGGTGAGGAAGATATGTCACCTTTTGGCATAAGTGAATCCTGGACGATGAATACTGATAAGGCTGAACAAGCAGGTTATACGTTCGAATCTTTGGAAGACTGGTTTCCTGGTCTCGTTCGTGAAGTGGCTCTGGCTCTACAATCTGAAAGCTAA
- the deoC gene encoding deoxyribose-phosphate aldolase: MTTLQLAKMIDHTLLRADATQSEMVKLTEEAKQYQFASVCVNPGWVAYAAEQLKGTGVDICTVIGFPLGASTSETKAFETTDAIAKGATEVDMVINISALKDGKDDYVEQDIRAVVEAAAGKALVKVIIETCLLTDDEKVRACQAAIRAGADFVKTSTGFSTGGATPEDIALMRRTVGPDVGVKASGGVRSLEDMQKMIEAGATRIGASSGVKIMQGGQSTASY, translated from the coding sequence ATGACTACACTACAATTAGCTAAAATGATCGACCATACCTTGCTTCGTGCAGACGCTACACAGAGCGAGATGGTTAAACTGACTGAGGAAGCAAAACAATATCAATTTGCATCTGTATGTGTAAATCCAGGTTGGGTTGCTTATGCTGCTGAACAATTAAAAGGTACTGGCGTTGATATCTGTACTGTTATTGGTTTCCCATTGGGGGCTTCTACTTCGGAAACGAAAGCATTCGAAACGACAGATGCTATTGCCAAAGGTGCAACTGAAGTGGATATGGTTATTAACATTAGTGCATTGAAAGATGGCAAAGACGATTACGTTGAGCAAGACATTCGTGCAGTGGTTGAAGCAGCAGCAGGTAAAGCGTTGGTCAAAGTCATTATCGAAACTTGCTTGTTGACTGATGATGAAAAAGTACGTGCATGCCAAGCAGCTATAAGAGCTGGAGCTGACTTCGTTAAAACATCAACTGGATTCTCAACTGGAGGAGCAACGCCTGAGGATATCGCTTTGATGCGTCGTACAGTAGGTCCAGATGTAGGTGTGAAAGCTTCCGGTGGCGTTCGTAGCCTTGAAGACATGCAAAAAATGATTGAAGCTGGCGCAACACGAATTGGCGCAAGCTCTGGCGTTAAAATCATGCAAGGCGGACAATCCACGGCTTCTTATTAA
- a CDS encoding NupC/NupG family nucleoside CNT transporter, with product MKFLIAILGLLVVFGLAYIASNGKKQIRYRPLAVMVVLQIILAYFLLNTVAGTYLVGKFSTAFKALLDYANEGIAFVFGDLVTIGADGGGAPFFLTVLMPIVVISALIGILQYIRILPFVIKYIGLVLSKINGMGKLESYNAVASAILGQSEVFISVKKQIGLLPKHRLYTLCASAMSTVSMSIVGAYMTMIDPKYVVTALVLNLFGGFIIASIVNPYQVTPEEDILEVQEEEKQSFFEMLGEYILDGFKVAIVVAAMLIGFVALIALINGIFSAVLGISFQELLGYVFAPFAFVMGIPWKEAIQAGSIMATKMVSNEFVAMLDLSNQTALSERTTGIVSVFLVSFANFSSIGIIAGAVKGLHEKQGNVVARFGLKLLYGASLVSVLSAIITGLYL from the coding sequence ATGAAATTTTTAATCGCTATACTAGGCTTACTCGTTGTATTTGGACTGGCTTATATCGCCAGCAACGGCAAGAAACAGATTCGCTACCGCCCGCTTGCGGTAATGGTTGTTTTACAGATTATACTGGCATATTTCTTGCTGAATACGGTGGCAGGTACGTATCTCGTAGGCAAATTCTCTACTGCATTTAAGGCATTGCTGGACTATGCGAATGAGGGAATTGCGTTTGTATTTGGTGATTTAGTAACCATTGGGGCAGATGGCGGAGGTGCTCCGTTCTTTTTGACCGTACTGATGCCGATTGTGGTCATCTCTGCCTTGATTGGGATATTACAGTATATCCGAATCTTGCCTTTTGTTATAAAATATATTGGTCTGGTATTAAGCAAAATCAACGGAATGGGCAAACTGGAATCATATAACGCGGTTGCTTCTGCTATTCTGGGGCAATCTGAAGTGTTCATATCCGTAAAAAAACAAATTGGTTTATTGCCGAAACATCGGCTCTATACCTTGTGTGCCTCAGCGATGTCCACGGTATCGATGTCCATTGTCGGTGCCTATATGACGATGATTGATCCGAAATATGTGGTGACGGCGCTCGTGCTCAACCTATTTGGCGGTTTTATCATTGCTTCTATTGTGAACCCTTATCAGGTTACACCGGAAGAAGATATATTGGAGGTTCAGGAAGAGGAGAAGCAATCGTTCTTCGAAATGCTAGGTGAGTACATTCTAGATGGATTCAAAGTAGCCATTGTGGTTGCTGCGATGCTCATCGGTTTTGTCGCGCTGATTGCCTTGATTAATGGTATTTTCAGTGCGGTGCTCGGTATTTCATTCCAGGAACTGCTCGGTTATGTGTTTGCACCCTTTGCCTTTGTTATGGGGATTCCTTGGAAAGAGGCGATTCAAGCGGGAAGCATTATGGCAACGAAGATGGTCTCTAATGAATTCGTAGCTATGCTTGATCTTAGTAATCAAACAGCATTGTCGGAGAGAACGACCGGGATCGTATCTGTCTTCCTCGTATCGTTCGCCAATTTCTCTTCCATCGGTATTATTGCCGGTGCGGTTAAAGGACTTCATGAGAAACAAGGTAATGTGGTGGCCCGCTTCGGTCTGAAGCTGCTTTATGGTGCATCGCTTGTCAGCGTGCTGTCTGCGATCATCACTGGACTGTACTTGTAA